Genomic segment of Xanthobacter dioxanivorans:
TACCGTGCAGGCAAGCTGGGGGATCAGGGAAGCAGGCGGGCGGTGTGGACAATGGAGAGGATCAAGAGCGCGCGGCGCGCCTCATGGACTTCATACGCGACGAGATAAGGATATCCGCGCACGACAAACGCGCGCGTGCCCGGCAAGATGCCGGGCACGCGATGAAAGGCGCGCCTGAAAGCAGGCGTCAGGTCTGGCTTATGGCCAAACCAACATGGCGCTTGCCCACCGGCGAATGCTGTTCGAGATGGGCGAGGATCGCCGAAAGGTCCTCCTGCGCGACCGGCGGTGAAGTGGCCCCTCACAGACCGAACCGCCGCCAGAGCTCCTCAATGTCCTGCGGATCGGCGAACTCGCCGCGCTGCGCCTGGGCAAGACCGAGCCGGCCCCGCTCCACCTGCACCGGAGGCAGCTGATGCTCCGCCTGCCCCTCCTGCTGGATCGGGCCGAACAGCGAGTGCGCCGCGCGGTCCTGGCCCGCGCCGGGCAGCTTGCCGATTTCCGCGATGGCCTGTTCCAGCAGCTTGGTCATAAAGGCCAGGATAGCAGATCTGCCCTCAGTTGATCAGGCCGGCATGCACCATGGCGCTGCGCACCACCGCCCGGGTGGCCTCGGAGACCGGCACCATGGGCAGGCGCGCGTCCTCGGTCATCTTGCCGAGCAGCGAGAGGGCGTACTTCGCCGGGGCCGGGTTGGTCTCCACGAACAGCGCGGAATGCAGCGGCATCAGCTTGTCCTGGATGCCAAGGGCGGTCCTGAAGTCGCCGGCGAGGCAGGCGTTCTGGAAGTCGGCGCACAGGCGCGGGGCAACGTTGGACGCCACGGAGATGCAGCCGTGGCCGCCATGGGCCATGAAGCCCAGCGCGGTGGCGTCCTCGCCGGAAAACTGGATGAAGTCCGGCCCCAGCACCTGGCGCTGCAGCGACACGCGGGCGAGGTTGGAGGTGGCGTCCTTCACCCCGGCGATGTTCTTGATCTCGAACAGCCGCGCCATGGTCTCCACCGACATGTCGATCACCGAGCGGCTCGGGATGTTGTAGATGAAGATCGGCAGGTCCACCGCGTCGGCGATGGCCTTGAAGTGGCGATACAGGCCCTCCTGGGTGGGCTTGTTGTAGTAGGGCGTCACCACCAGCAGCGCGCTCGCGCCCACCTTCTGGGCATGCTCGGCCAGCGCCACGGCCTCGGCGGTGTTGTTGGAGCCCGCGCCCGCGATCACCGGAACGCGGCCGGCGGCCTGCTCGACGGTCCATTCCACCACGCGGTTGTGCTCCTCGTGGGAGAGGGTCGGGCTCTCGCCGGTGGTGCCGACGGGCACGAGGCCGTGCGTGCCTTCCGAGATCTGCCAGTCCACGAAGGCACGAAAGGCCTTCTCGTCCAGTGCCCCGTCGCGGAACGGGGTGACGAGAGCGGTAAACGAGCCGCGGAAGCGCGACGAGGACGAGATGGGCGACATGGCGAACGCCTTGGGTTCCTGGAGCTTTGTCGGTGGCCGGTGACGGTCGCGGGACCGCGGCCCCTCCGGCGCCACGCCGGCTCTGCCGAGCGGCGGGTGCGGATCTGCACCCTTAGCCTTTTGCCGGCCGGGCGGAAAGGGGGCCGGGCGCAAACCGCACCGGGCACAGGGCCGCGCGGGGGGCATGGCAACCCCGGCGAACGGGCCTCGGAGGCCGGCCGCCAAAGGGCTGGAGGTACCAAGGGAGAGATTTGATGTGGCGCAGTCGCCCTTGCGTCAACAGCCCCGGTTTCGCCCGGATTCCAAGGTCCATTCTGGTTAGGGTTTCGTCAACGCGGCTGGCGGAAACTGCGGGAGGGGATCCCAGGACGGAAACAAACGCGTCGCGAGGACAATTCATGTCGCCTGTCTCGAGCCTGATTTCCGTGAGCGCCCTGGCGCTCGCCCTCGCCTGGAGCGGGGCGATGCCGGCGGCTGCGGAGACCGCGCCGACACCGCCCGCCAAGCCCTCAACCGCCAAACCCTCACCCGCCAAACCCTCGACCGCGAAGGCGGGCGACAAGTCCGCCCCCGCCAAGGATTCCAAGGCCGCCCCAAAGGACGCAAAGGCGGGCAAGGACGCCAAGGCCAAGGACGCGAAGGCGAAGGACACCAAGGCTGCGTCCGGCAAGCCCTCTTCCAGCCAATCCTCTTCCGGCAAATCCAGCGGCAAGTCGGCGTCGCGCCCGGCGCCGACGGCCCCGCAGGCCGCCCCTACCCTCGGCGCCTCCTCGAACATTCCGGGCGGCGACCTCGCGGTTCTGAAGGTGGCGGTGAGCGCGGCGCGGAACGGACGCGCCAGCGAGGCCATGAGCGCGGCGCAGCAGCTCGATGACCCGGTGGCGCGCACGCTCGTCACCTGGCTTGTCATCCGCCATGCGCCGAACGACCTCGGCTTCGACACCATCAACCAGTTCCTGACGGAAAAGCCCGGCTGGCCCACGCCGAACACGCTGCGCCGCCGCGCCGAGCGGGTTCTCTTCCAGGAGAACCGCGACCCGGCCAAGGCGCGCGCCTTCTTCGCCGAGCAGGCGCCGCTATCCGGCGAGGGCAAGATTGCGCTTGCCCGCTACCTGATCTCCACCGGCAACCGCTCGGATGCCGCCGACTGGGTGCGCGAGGCCTATCGCGAGGACGACCTGAACGAGCTGTTCGAGACCAAGATCCTCGACGAGTTCGGCTCCATCATCACCCGAGCCGACCACAAGCTGCGCGCCGACCGTTTCAGCTACAAGCCCGATCCCGAGCGCGCCCTGCGCGCCGCCGCGCGGGCGGGGTCTGACATCGTCGCCCTCACCAAGGCGCGCATGGCCATCGCGCGCAAGGAGGCGAACGGCGAGAAGCTGCTCGCCCAGGTGCCGTTCACCCTCGCCAACGATCCCGCCTACCTGTTCGCCAAGTCCCAGCTCGCCCGCCGGGCCGACAAGCCGCAGGAGGCCGCCCGCGCCCTTCTCGCCGGCTCCGGCTCCGACCAGGTGCGCGCCGATCCCGACGAGTGGTGGATCGAGCGCCGCCTCGTCTCCCGCGAGCTGCTGGACGAAGGGGACGTCCAGACCGCCTACAAGGTCGCCGCCAACGGCGTGCCGCCCAAGGCGGACAACTACCGCGCCGAGCAGCACTTCACGGCTGGCTGGATCGCCCTGCGCTTCCTGAAGGATCCGCGGACCGCCGCCCAGCATTTCGCCAAGATCGATGACGACCAGAAGCACCCCATCACCCTCTCGCGCGCCTATTACTGGCAGGCGCGGGCGGCCGAGGCCATGGGCGACGGCGGGCGGGCGCGGGCGGGCTTCGAGGCGGCGGCGCGCTTCCCGGCCACCTATTACGGCCAGCTCTCGCGCACCAAGCTCGGCATGGCCCCGGTGGCCCTGCGCGGCACGCCCCAGGCCTCGTTCGAATCGCGCAGCAATTTCGGCCGGCTGGAGCCGATCAAGGCGATCCGGATGCTGTACGCCATCGGTGAGCGGGATATCCCGCTCACCATCTATTACGATCTCGCCTGGCGCATGGAGGATCCCGGCCAGCTCGCCATGCTCGCCAACCTGGCCGAGGCCAATGGTGACGCGCGCGGCGCGCTGGTGGTGGGCAAGGAAGGACTCGCCGAGGGCCATCCGCTGGAGGCGGAGGCGTTCCCCACCTTCGGCGTGCCCGGCTACACGCCCATCGGCAATCCGGTGGACAAGGCCGCGGTCTATGCCGTGACGCGGCAGGAGAGCCAGTTCAACCCCCGCACCCTCTCCAGCGCCAAGGCCATGGGCCTGATGCAGGTGACGCCGGCCGCCGGCCGCGAGGTGTCCAAGCAGACGGGAGCGCCCTACAGCGAGGCCCGCCTCATGAGCGACCAGTCCTACAACGTACAGTTCGGCGCCGCCGAGCTGGGCGAGCTGGTGCAGAACTACTCCGGCAACTACGTGCTGGTGTTCGCCGCCTACAACGCCGGGCGCGGCAGCGTCGCCAAGTGGATCCAGCGCTATGGCGACCCGCGCGACCCGGACGTGGACGTGGTGGACTGGGTGGAGTCCATCCCCTTCTCCGAGACCCGCAACTATGTGCAGCGGGTGATGGAGAACTACCAAGTGTACAAGGTGCGCTTCAACATCGCCTCGAAGCTGCAGCTGGAAGCCGACCTGCGCGGCGGGCGCTGACTGGCGCCTGTCGCGAGCCCTGGCCGCCCCGGACCTGCTCCCGTCCTCGAACCGACCTGAAGCTTCGGACCCTCACGGCCGCGCGGCGGACGTGAGGGGAGGACATCACGGGCCGGCCATGCCGCCCGCTCTGCCTGCGGCTCCCGCTATCCCTGCGTCTCGGGCGTGCGCAGCACGATGCCGTCGAGGTCCGCCGTCAGCTTGATCTGGCAGGAGAGGCGGGAATTGGGCCGCACGTCGGTGGCGAAGTCCAGCATCCCCTCCTCCATGTCGGAGGGGCCGCCCACCTTGTCCATCCAGGCCTCGTCCACATAGACATGGCAGGTGGCGCAGGCGCAGGCGCCGCCGCATTCGGCGACGATGCCGGGCACGCCGTTGCGCACCGCGGTCTCCATGGCGGTGGCGCCTTCCGGCCCCTCCACCTGGTGCGCGGTGCCGTCGAATTCGATGAAGGTGATGGCAACCATGAAAAATGCCGCTGGTTAACCGTTGTCGTGCCGTGGCGACGGAAGGGGGAGGATGGCTTCGGCAGTGCGGGCCGGGGTAAGCCTATAGCGGCAAGCGTGCCCCGGCGCCAGCTTCCAGGGGCGTTAACGATATCTTCACAAATGCGGCCAGGGCGGTTCAATCCGTAGCGCAGCCTGTCTAGGATAAGGAAAGGTAAACCAATTCCGTGGGGCCGTCGGGGCAGCGGGAGGGGTGCGTGTTGGAGTAGGCGCCGCGGCCATGGGCAAAGCCCGCCGCCGCCGTCGAAGGCAGAGGCGACAGCGACATGAAGCAACCGAAGAAGATCCAGGATCCGACCGAGGCGGCTCTGTCGGCCATCCAGGAGGCTCTTACGCTGGAGCTCGACAATGCCGAACAGGCCCAGGCGCCGGCCAAGGGGGTCGATCCAGGCTTCGCCTCCGAGCGCTCCTCAGCCATAGACCGGCCGCTTCCGGCTCCGCCGCAGCGCGAGGGCCGCGGCATTCCCCGCAGGCCCCGTCCCGAAGGCGAGCCGCGCCCCGAGGGCCGGCGCGAGGGTCCGCCCCGCGCCCGCATCGACGCGGAGCGGCGCGCCGCCAACGACGACCGCCAGACCATCGGCCAGCTCCTCGGCCAGCTGCAGAAGAAGCCCGCCGGGACCCCCTATTACTGGGCGGCGGGCGCTTCCCTCATCTGGATCATCATCGGCGTCGCCTTCGCCTTCGCCTTTCACCGCGGCCTGATGGCGAGTTCCGGCGGCGTGCAGTCGCTGCTGGATTCGCCCGCGCTGCTCGGCATCTTCGCCTCCATCCTCCTGCCGCCGCTCGGCTTCTTCGGCATGGCGAGCGTGCTGCGCCGCTCGCAGGAACTGCAGGGCATCGCCCGCTCCATGACCGAGGTCGCCCTGCGCCTCGCCCAGCCGGAATCCATCGCCACCGAAACCGTGGTGACGGTCGGCCAGGCGGTGCGGCGCGAGGTGGCGGCCATGGGGGACGGCATCGACCGCGCCATCTCCCGCGCCGGCGAGCTGGAGGCCATCGTGCGTGCCGAGGTTTCGGTGCTCGAGCGTGCCTATGAAGAGAACGAGGTGCGCATCCGCACCCTCATCGAGGAGTTGCAGGCCGAGCGTCACAACATCCAGATCGAGACCGAGCGCCTGCGCGAGGGCCTCGCCGGCGCCGAGGCGGTGCTCTCCAACGAGGTGAAGGACGTCGCCACGCGCATCCACGGCACCATGATGGAGGCGAGCGAGCAGGTTACCGAGATCCTCGGCCAGAAGGGCGAGCACATCACCGCCGCCCTCGCCCGCGTCGGCGACAGCATGATCGACAGCCTCACCGCCAAGGGCGGCGAGCTCATCGACCGGCTCCAGCTCACCGGCTCCGACATCCGGCAGGACCTGTCCGAATCCGGCGATGTGCTCGTGCACACGCTCAAGACGCGTGCCGACGACCTCGCCTCCAACCTGCTCTCCACCACCTCGGACGTGGCCCAGCTCATCGACCGGTGGGGCGACGACATCACCGCCAACATCGACCGCCTGAAGCACGGCATCGGCGACTCGCTCAGCGAGAATTCGAGCCGCTTCGCCGAGGACATCGAAGGCCGCATCGCCGAGGTGAACACCGCCTTCCGCGCCACCAGCGAGGCGGCGGTGCTCGACTTCTCCACCCGCGGCGGCGAGCTGGTGAAGAAGTTCGAGGAGACCGGCGAACGCGTGGCCGAGACCCTCTCGGTGCGCGGCACCGACCTTGCGGACCGCATCGAGACCTCCGGCAACCGCATCTACGACGCGGTCGCGGTGCGCGGCGAGGACCTCCAGCGGCGCCTGTCGGAAACCGGCGAGCGCATCACCGCCTCTCTCGACCGCTCGTCCAGCCAGGTCACCACCACCCTGGTGGAGAAGAGCAGCGAGATCGCCTCCACCCTCAACAATGCCGGCGCCGACATGACCGAGCGCCTCTCCCTCGTCGCCAACGAGGTGACGAAGGCCATCGGCGCGCGCGGCTCCAAGGTCACCGAGGCCTTCCGCGAGACCGCCGACATCCTGGTCGGCACCATCGGCACCAAGGGCGACGCGATCCGCGAGATGCTCACCGCCCGTCTCAAGGCGATGGAGGAGACCATCACCGTGCGCGGCACCGAGCTCGCCGACCGCATGCAGCACGACGGCATCGCCCTCGCCCGCACCATGCAGGACGGCGTGAAGGCCTTCGACACCACCGTGAAGGTGCACGCTCCCGAGCTGGTCGACCAGATCGCCCATCGCGTCGCCTCGGTGAACGAGAACCTGCGCAGCGCCACCTCCAGCCTGGACGAGCGCCTGGCCGCCACCTCCACCAGCGTCTCCACCATCATGGACCAGCGCATCGCCCGCATCGAGCAGACGCTGGACCAGCGGGCCCAGAGCCTCACCGAGACCCTGGCGACCCGCACGGTCACCTTCGCCCGCACCATCTCCGAAGGCACCAAGAGCGCCACCGAGTCCCTCGACAAGTCGGTGGAGACGCTGGAGACCTTCTTCGCCACCCGCTCCAAGGCGCTCGGCGACGTGCTCACCGAGCGGGCCGACGTGGTTCACCGCAACATCGGTGTGCGGGCGCAGGAGATCGCCTCCGTGCTCGACGGCCGCGTCCACCGCATCGAGGAACTGGTGCTCGGCCGCCTCGACGGCGTCGCCACCTCCCTGGAGGTGCGCGGCAGCGCCATCGCCGACGCCCTGGTCGGCCGCATCGAGGGTGTCTCCGGCACCCTGCGCTCGGAGGCGGTGGAGGTGGAACGCTCCCTGACCACCCTCTCGCACAATGTGGGCCGCACCCTCACCGAGCATTCGGAGAAGGTGGCCGACGCCCTCGGCACCCGCCTCACCGAGATCGCCCACCTGATCGACGACAAGAACGGCACCTTCCTCGCCGCGCTGGAGCGCACCAGCCAGCGCGCCGTGGCCGAGATCACCGCCACCAACACCTCGCTCAAGGGCGATGTGGGCGCCATCATCGAGCGCCTCGCCGAGGCCAACTCCACCTTCCAGGGCGCCATGTCCAAGGCGGTGTCCAATCTCGGCGAGTTCTCCGGCTCGTTCGCCCGGCAGGTGGACAGCTTCTCCACCACGGTCGGCTCCATCAACCAGAGCGCCGAGGCCACCGCCGGACGGTTCGACACCCAGATCAAGGCGCTGCGCGAAGTGTCCACGGGCGCGCTCACGCAGATGGCGACCCTCTCCGAGAGCTTCCAGCAGCAGGGCCGCCTGATGGACGAGGCCTCGCGCAAGCTGGGCGCCGCCCACGACAAGGTGGATGCCACGCTGCTGTCGCGGCGCGCCTCCATCGAGGAATTGTCCACCACCCTCGGCGAGCGCATCGCCGATGTGGACGGGCGCCTCAAGGGCTTCCACACCATGCTGGAGGAATCCTTCGCCGCGGCGCAGAACCGCGCCCGGCAGATCACCGGCGTGGTGGCCGAGGCCGCCTCTGGCTCCGCCAAGACCATGGAGCAGCAGCTCCAGGTGATGCGCGTCGCCACCGACGCGGAGCGCGAGCGCACGGCGCAGTCGCTGCGCGAGATCTACGGCGCCGCCCTCGAGGACGTGCAGCGGGTGTTCGGCGAGACCGGCAACCGCTTCACCCAGGTGGCCGGCGACCTCAAGCGCGTGGCCGAGGATGTCCAGCACGCCATCGCTCTCACCCGCGAGGAGATGAAGCGCGGCATCCTCGAGCTTCCCGCCGAGACCGAGGCGAGCGCCGCCACCATGCGCCGCGCCGTGGCCGAGCAGATCAAGGCCCTCGCCGAGCTCAACGAGATCGTCGCGCGCCAGGGCCAGGCCCTCGACGTGGTGGAGGCCTCGGCCCGCACCGCGACGCAGGACATGGCCCGGGCCTCGGTTGCGCGCGAGACTTCGGCGCGCGATACGTCCGCCCGCGAGACGCCGGCGCCACGTGCTCGCGCCGAGGCCGGCGCCCTGCAGAGCGAGCTGCGCCGCACCGCGCCGCCGCAGCCCACTCGCCGCATCGAGCCGGAGCGCCCGGCCCCGCGCGCCCCGGCGCGCGAGAACGAAGAGGAGCGGGAGGGCTGGCTGACCGACCTGCTCGCCGCCCGCACCACCCCCGACGACCGCGGCGGTGCCGACAAGCCCGCCCGCTCGCCGCGCACGCCGGCCGGCGGCGTCGAGTCCCTCGACGCGCTCTCGGCGGATATCGCCCGCATGGTGGACCATCAGGCGGCCGTGGAGATGTGGGACCGCTACAACAAGGGCGAGCAGAACGTCTTCACTCGCCGGCTCTACACCCTGCAGGGCCAGCAGACCTTCGAGGCGCTAAAGCGCAAGTATCGGGCCGATGCCGCCTTCCGCGAGACCGCGGACCGCTACATCGAGGAGTTCGACAAGCTCCTCGACCAGGTGTCGGCCGACGAGCGCGGCGACGTGCTGACCAAGACCTATCTCACGTCTGACACAGGCAAGGTCTACACCATGCTCGCCCATGCGGCCGGCCGCTTCGACTGAGGCGGACGGCCCGCCAGAGCACGTTCCGGCCGGGATGCACCGCAACCTGATCGGCAAGGCGTTCTCTTTCTTTGAGCCAAGGGCCGGGCTCGCTCGGGTTCAGTGACCTCGAGCGGATCCGGCCCTGGCGCAAGGGTCCCGTCCGGCAGCGGAAGGGGCCTTTCCCTGCTTTCGCAGGGAGGTATCATGGAGCCCCCGGCCGTTTCCAAGGCCGGGCTCCCTCAGCGACGTTCCACACCGCCGGAGCCTGCCGCCCATGAAGACCTATATCTGCGCCGCCTACGCCGGTGGCCAGGGCAAGACTACGCTCGCCCAGATGGTATTCTCCGCTCTCAGGAAGCGTGAGCTTGCCTACAAGCTCGTGGCCGCCGATTTCACCGATGGCACGGGCCATTCCAAGATCGGCAAGTTCTTCCCCACCAAGGTGCTGGAGCTGGGCATCGGCTCCCCGCTGGGCTCGAGCAAGTCCGAGAACGACGCCAACGCCCCGCTGCGCTACTGGGACCGCTTCGGCGGCCTGCTGCTCACCGGCGGCGCGGTGCTGGACCTCGGCGCCAACGTGGTGCCGCAGCTGGTGCAGTGGGCGCACCACCGGCGCGTCACCCACATCATGCAGCAGCGCAACTCGCCGGAGATCGACCTCCTCATCGTCACCAAGCCCGAGACCCACGCCATCGAGAACGTCGCCACCCTCATCGAGGACGTGGTGGTGGGCGGCGCGCTGCCGGTGTCCAACATCGTCATCGTCGAGAACGAGGTGGGCGGCTCCTTCGAGGGGCTGAACCTGTCGCGCATCGAGAAGGCGGCGGCGGGACGCGGCGTCAGCTTCATCAAGATCCCGCGCTGCTATTCCGAGCTGTGGACGCATCTCGAGCGGACCTTCACGCCGGTGGAAGACGCCCTCGCCGCCACCGAGGCGGACCTTGCCGCCAAGTTCGAGATCGAGATCTGGTCGGCCTATGCCGGCCTCATGGACCTGCGCACCTGGGCGGACGAGGTCTACGCCCAGCTCCACAAGGTGGGGATCTGAGGCCTGCCCGCCCGAACGCTGCGCACGACGCCTGGCCGCCCCCCGCCCCAGCCGAGGGGCGGGGGCTCCACCTCCGACGCTCGAAGCAACCGCCCGGGGAGGCTGTTGAAAAGCCGTGTTCGGAGGGGGCGTCGTGGCCGGGCTTGACCCGGCCATTCACGTCCCGCCGTTCAGCCCGACTTTTCGAGGCGCTCCCAGCCATGCCGCGTGGATGACCGGGGCAAGCCCGGCCATGACGACCGGAAAGGGGGCGACGACCGGAAAGGGGCCGCCCTCAGAATTTGCCCGAAGCCCACCGCACCATGGCCACCAGCACCTGGTCGGTGGCGTCGTTGAGGGCGGCAGTGGCCGCCGCGCCGGCGGTGGAGGCGGCCGGCACCGCCGCCTTGAACAGCTGAGCCGCCAGGATGCGGCCGCTCTGCGCGCCGACCAGCTTGGCGGACAGCTCCACCACCCCCACCGGCCCCTGATCCGTGATGCGCAGGGCAAAGGTGCGGATGTCGATGACGAGCTGGGTATCCGCGCTGACGCCGTCGCCCGGCCGGGCGACGCGCCTGAGCTTGCTGCCGTTCTCGAAGGCCTGGATGGTGCGCGCCTGGATGAGGGCCGGGAGATTGTCGCTCCACTGCGCATCGGCGAGATAGGCCACCTGCCCGCCGCCCGGCTCCACCATGATCTTGTCGGTGTTGAGCACGGCGAGCGCCGCCGGCGCCATCACCACGAGCTGCCCGGCGCCACCGCCGCCCGAAGAAAAGCCGCTGGGCGCCGAGAGATTGTAAGTGGGAACCGGCGTCGACCCGCAGGCGGCCAGCGCGAGGGCGAGGCCCAGCCCGAGGGCCAGGCGCGCGCACGTCACGATGGCGCCCGCACGGACGGCACGGCTCCTGCGTTCGTCGTTCATGATCCGCTCATCGCCCGTATTTCGGAATGGTGTTGCCGCCGCCGAGGATGAACTGCTGCGGGTTGCGCTCGATGCCCTTGAGCACGCGGTCGATCTCCCCCAGCGTCCGGCGGCCGTCGGTCGCCAGCGCCTCGAACTGCCGCAGGCCGGGCCCGGTGAAGCGGCTGATCTCGTTGGTGAGCAGAGCGGTGCGCTGGTCGAGATTGTCGGCGAGCTTGCGCACCGAGGCCGCGGCGTCGGTGGCCTGCACCAGCAGGCCGTCCTTGTCCTCGGTGGCCTTCTGAAGGTTCACCACCACCCTGTCCACCTTCTCGGCGACGCCGTTGAGCTGCTTCACCAGCACGCTCGCCTGCTGGATCACGTCGGCCACGTCCGCCGACTTCGCCGCCACGGCCTGCGAGAAGACATCGATATTGTGGATGATGCTCTTGATCTCGTCGGGGTTGATGGCCTGCAGCACCACCTCGATCTTCTTCGCCACGCCCTGCGCCGAGGCAATGAGCCCGGCCATGCCGGCCCCGCCGTCGGCCTTGATGCGCGGAAGTCCGTTCGGGCCCGGCGTGATCGCCGGCTCGCCGGGCTTGCCGCCGCGAATGGACACCGCCACGATGCCGGTGAGGCCTTGGGATTCAAGGCCCGCCTGGGCGTCGGAGAGGACCTCCACATTCTTGTCGATTGCGACCGTGGCAAGCACCTGGCCCGGCTGGCCGGGCACCAGATCGAGCTTGGTCACCTGGCCGACGGGAATGCCGTTGAACAGCACCGCATTGCCCTGCCTCAGGCCTGCTACCGAGCCGTCGAAGAGGATCTCGTAGCGCTTGCGCGCCGAGGTGTCCTGCGGCCCGGCGAACCAGTACACGAAGCCGAACGCCGCCGCGAGGACGGCGAGCGTGAACGCTCCGATGATGGTGTAGTTGGCCCGTGTTTCCATGCCTGATCCCGGCTCCGTTCCGACCTGATCCCCCGCCGTACGGCCGTTTCCCTTCCCGTTCGCGGGCCGTCCGCCCGCGGCGGATCCGGCCCTGGTTCAAGTTCCAGGGAACGCGCTGCCGTCCGGATTGCGAGGCAACCCGCGCGGCACGTCCCTAGCCGTGCGCGGCCTGCACCGCCCGTGCCCGCGTGCCGTGGAAATAGGCCCGGAGCCAGGGGTGCGTCGCCGCCATCATTGTCTCGATCGTGCCCTGCGCGATCACCTTGCCGTCTGCCAGCGCGGCGATGCGGTCGCACACCGTATGCAGACTGTCGAGATCGTGGGTTACCATGAAAACCGTAAGCCCCAAAGTCTGTTGCAGCGTCTTGATGAGCTCGTCGAAGTCGCCCGCGCCGATGGGGTCGAGGCCCGAGGTGGGCTCGTCCAGGAAGAGGATTTCGGGATCCAGCGCCAGCGAGCGGGCGAGCGCCGCGCGCTTGATCATGCCGCCCGAAAGCTCCGACGGCAGCTTTTCCGCCACATCCGGCTTCAGCCCCACCATCTCGATCTTGGTGAAGGCGATCTCGTCCAGAAGCCGTTGGGAAAGCTTGAGGTTCTCCCGCAGCGGGAACTGGATGTTCTGCTTCACCGTGAGCGAGGAGAACAGCGCCCCCTGCTGGAACAGCACGCCCCAGCGCCGCTCGAGGGCGGAGCGCTCGCGCTCGGACAGGTCGTCGAGATTTTCCCCGAACACCTCCACCGTGCCCGAGGTCTTGGGCACCAGGCCGAGGATGGTGCGGGTGAGCACCGACTTGCCGCCGCCGGAGGTGCCGACGAACCCCAGGATCTCGCCCCGAAAGACATCGAGATCGAGGTGGTTGAGCACCGTTCGCTCGCCGAACTTCACCACGATGTCGCGCACCCGGATGACGGCTTCCCGGCCGGTGGTCTGTGCGGGGACAGGGGCGCTCGCGTTCATGCCGGTTCACATGTCGATCGCGGCGAAGAACATGGCGAAGACACCGTCCATCACGATCACCAGGAAGATGGCCTTCACCACGGACGCGGTGGTGTGCTCGCCGAGAGACTCGGCGCTGCCGCCCACCCGCATGCCTTCCATGCAGGCGACGATGCCGATGGTGGCGGCCATGAACGGCGCCTTGTACATGCCCACCTTGAACTGGTCGAGGTCGATGGCCTGCTTCAGCCGGTCGAGGAACACGTCGGGCGTGATGCCGCCATAGCCCCAGGAGACCAGCCCGGCCCCGAGGATGGCGGCCATGGAGCCGAGGAAGGTCAGGAGCGGCAGGGCGATGATGAGCGCCAGCAGCCGCGGCACCACCAGCACCTCGATGGGATCGAAGCCCATCACGCGGAGCGCGTCGATCTCCTCGCGCATGCGCATGGAGCCGAGCTCGGCGGTATAGGCGCTGCCCGAGCGGCCCGCGATCATGATGGAGACGATGAGCACGCCGAGCTCGCGCAGCACCAGCACGCCCACCATGTCGACCACGTAGATGTCGGCGCCGAACCGGCGGAAATTGAAGA
This window contains:
- a CDS encoding 2Fe-2S iron-sulfur cluster-binding protein; translation: MVAITFIEFDGTAHQVEGPEGATAMETAVRNGVPGIVAECGGACACATCHVYVDEAWMDKVGGPSDMEEGMLDFATDVRPNSRLSCQIKLTADLDGIVLRTPETQG
- the dapA gene encoding 4-hydroxy-tetrahydrodipicolinate synthase — protein: MSPISSSSRFRGSFTALVTPFRDGALDEKAFRAFVDWQISEGTHGLVPVGTTGESPTLSHEEHNRVVEWTVEQAAGRVPVIAGAGSNNTAEAVALAEHAQKVGASALLVVTPYYNKPTQEGLYRHFKAIADAVDLPIFIYNIPSRSVIDMSVETMARLFEIKNIAGVKDATSNLARVSLQRQVLGPDFIQFSGEDATALGFMAHGGHGCISVASNVAPRLCADFQNACLAGDFRTALGIQDKLMPLHSALFVETNPAPAKYALSLLGKMTEDARLPMVPVSEATRAVVRSAMVHAGLIN
- a CDS encoding lytic transglycosylase domain-containing protein, whose protein sequence is MSPVSSLISVSALALALAWSGAMPAAAETAPTPPAKPSTAKPSPAKPSTAKAGDKSAPAKDSKAAPKDAKAGKDAKAKDAKAKDTKAASGKPSSSQSSSGKSSGKSASRPAPTAPQAAPTLGASSNIPGGDLAVLKVAVSAARNGRASEAMSAAQQLDDPVARTLVTWLVIRHAPNDLGFDTINQFLTEKPGWPTPNTLRRRAERVLFQENRDPAKARAFFAEQAPLSGEGKIALARYLISTGNRSDAADWVREAYREDDLNELFETKILDEFGSIITRADHKLRADRFSYKPDPERALRAAARAGSDIVALTKARMAIARKEANGEKLLAQVPFTLANDPAYLFAKSQLARRADKPQEAARALLAGSGSDQVRADPDEWWIERRLVSRELLDEGDVQTAYKVAANGVPPKADNYRAEQHFTAGWIALRFLKDPRTAAQHFAKIDDDQKHPITLSRAYYWQARAAEAMGDGGRARAGFEAAARFPATYYGQLSRTKLGMAPVALRGTPQASFESRSNFGRLEPIKAIRMLYAIGERDIPLTIYYDLAWRMEDPGQLAMLANLAEANGDARGALVVGKEGLAEGHPLEAEAFPTFGVPGYTPIGNPVDKAAVYAVTRQESQFNPRTLSSAKAMGLMQVTPAAGREVSKQTGAPYSEARLMSDQSYNVQFGAAELGELVQNYSGNYVLVFAAYNAGRGSVAKWIQRYGDPRDPDVDVVDWVESIPFSETRNYVQRVMENYQVYKVRFNIASKLQLEADLRGGR